The window AAAACGGAGATGGCATTGGGGATGATGCGGCGCACCGTGGCCGCGCCCTGCACGTCAACGCGCAGGATCACGTCCCGGCCGCTGCTCAGCGCGTCGCGGATCTGCTGCTTGGGGATGCCCTTGTAATCGTTATAGACGATGGCATATTCCAGCAATTCGTCGTCCTCGATCATGCGGGCGAATTCGTTGAAACTGACGAAGAAGTAGTTGATGCCGTGCACCTCGTCGTCGCGCGGCGGGCGCGTGGTGGCGGTCACAACGAAGTAGAAGCTATCCGGCCGCCGCTCGATCAGCAGACGGGCCACGGTATCCTTGCCCACCCCGGACGGCCCGGAGAGGATGAGCAAGAGAGGATAGTCGTCGCACTCGTAGGCGCTATCCATTACCTGATCGGGATTAGGGGCCAAAGTATCGATCATCATATGGTATTTGGTTCCACCGGCCGGGCTTGCCACGGGGCAAGTCCGCTCCGTATAATGGGGCCATTGTAGCAAATTTTGCCGAATCGGCGGAATTTTATGAGGATATGATGCCGCATTACGATTATCGCTGCCAAAACTGCGGCCGTCGCACGCGCCTCTTTATGACCTTTGCCGAGTACGACCGCGCCGTGCCGGTCTGTGCCCACTGCGGCAGCGCCAGCTTGCAACGGCGCGTCGGCCGCGTCGCCGTCGCCCGCTCCGAAGATTCGCGCCTCGACACGCTGATGGCTGATGACGCGCTGGCCGGGCTGGAAGACGACCCCCGCGCCATGGGCCAACTCATGCGCCGGATGAGCCAGGAGATGGGCGAGGACCTGGACGGCGAACTGGATGAAGTAGCCGGCCGGCTGGAGAAAGGGGAGTCGCCGGAATCGATTGAGGCATCGATGCCGGCGCTGGGCGAAGCGGCAGGGCTGGACGACAGCTTCTAGTGGCTATCGGCCGGAATGAGGCCCGGCTAGGCGATAAGCCGTTCCGCGACCACACGCCACACGTCGGCGGCCACGGCCGCCACGGGGCGATCGGCGTCGAGGCTGATCCACCGCACCGGCTCGGCCGCCGCCAGCGCGTGATACCCGGCGCGCACCCGCTGATGAAAACCCACCGCCTCCAGATCGAGCCGGTTCATCTCCTCCCCTCGCTCGGCGCGGCGGGCCAGCCCGCGCTCCACGTCCAGGTCGAGCAGCAGGGTCAGGTCAGGGGTCAGGCCGCCGGTGGCAATGGCCGTGAGGGCGGCCAGCATCGCCCGATCCAGGCCGCGGCCATAGCCCTGATAGGCCATCGAGCTATCGGCAAAACGGTCGCACAGCACCACCTGGCCCGCAGCCAGCGCCGGGCGAATCACCTCGGCCACGTGCTGGGCGCGCGAGGCCGAATAGAGCAGCAATTCGGCCGTGGGCGACATGGCCGTGTTGGCCGTGTCGTGCAACACGTCGCGAATCTGGTCGCCGATGGCCGTGCCGCCCGGCTCGCGGGTCATCACCACGCCATACCCCTGTCGGCGCAGGCGCTCGGCCAGCATCTGGATTTGAGTCGATTTGCCGCCGCCCTCCGGCCCTTCAAAGGTAATGAACATACCGTTTCGCCCGGCTCACGAACCGTTGCCCGTGAGCGCTATTCCCCACTGGTTAGTCGTTGCGCGCCGTGTTGAAGACGCGCACGTGGCGGAACGGTTCGCGGCCGTAACTATGGGACACCAGGTTGGCCTGGCGCACCATCTCATGCTGGTAGCGCCGGATGGCCGCGCCGACCGGCCGCAAGTCCATGCTCGGCTGCCCCGAGCGCACCTGGGCGATGGCCTGCTCCGTCTCGGCGATGGCTGTCTCAAAAGGGTCGGCGGTAGAGGCCACCTCCAGCCCCAACGCCTCCACCAGAAAGCGCTCCATCTGACTGACCGTATTGGCCCGCAACACGTAGACCGAGACATTATGCTGCTCGGCGTCGTTGATGAGGCGGCGGCGCTTGCGATAGTAGCTCTTCAGCGTCACCAGCACGTCGGCCTCCTCCAGGGTCTCGGCGATTGTCAGCTTGACCCCCAGATGCTTGGCCGCCTGATACAACCGATTGCGGGCCACCCCATAAGCAAAGACGCGCACGCGCCGGCCACCATTGCCGCCATCCGCGCCGTTGCCGCCGCTATCGCCGGCCGGTGTCGGCCGTCCGGGGTTACGGCTCTCGGCCGCATCCGGGCCGCTGCTCCTCGGCTCCCGCGCCGGCGGAAAAATCGCCGGCAGACGGCCGCTGTCTTCCGGCCTGGGCATGGCCGTCTCGCCCAGCGAACGCATCTCGCGCCCGCCGCGCCCCTGCCCTTGCCGGGCGGCGCCGAGCGGATTGCGCCGCCCGGTCACGGCCGCCGACGTCACCACCAGCGATTGGCGCTCGCTATGGATCTGACCGGCGTCATCGGTGTGGCGCAATTCCACCTGCACCGGTTCACCGCGCAGCATGGCATCGACCGAGGTCGTCACGTCGTTGTGGACGAGCAGCCGCCGCCGATCCTGCAATTCGATCAGCACGTCGAAGGTCGGCGGGGCGCGGCGCTCCAGCACCGTCTTTTGCGTGC is drawn from Candidatus Promineifilum breve and contains these coding sequences:
- the gmk gene encoding guanylate kinase — protein: MMIDTLAPNPDQVMDSAYECDDYPLLLILSGPSGVGKDTVARLLIERRPDSFYFVVTATTRPPRDDEVHGINYFFVSFNEFARMIEDDELLEYAIVYNDYKGIPKQQIRDALSSGRDVILRVDVQGAATVRRIIPNAISVFLTTRTEEGLVNRLQQRKQDTSEGIALRTATARQEMKRLEEFDYCVVNPEGQPDVAVERLLSIIDAAHSRVNQQPVRL
- a CDS encoding FmdB family zinc ribbon protein, giving the protein MMPHYDYRCQNCGRRTRLFMTFAEYDRAVPVCAHCGSASLQRRVGRVAVARSEDSRLDTLMADDALAGLEDDPRAMGQLMRRMSQEMGEDLDGELDEVAGRLEKGESPESIEASMPALGEAAGLDDSF
- the tmk gene encoding dTMP kinase, with the protein product MFITFEGPEGGGKSTQIQMLAERLRRQGYGVVMTREPGGTAIGDQIRDVLHDTANTAMSPTAELLLYSASRAQHVAEVIRPALAAGQVVLCDRFADSSMAYQGYGRGLDRAMLAALTAIATGGLTPDLTLLLDLDVERGLARRAERGEEMNRLDLEAVGFHQRVRAGYHALAAAEPVRWISLDADRPVAAVAADVWRVVAERLIA
- a CDS encoding R3H domain-containing nucleic acid-binding protein; the protein is MDSIQSHEDLRNLLAVLPDSIRSNVEANGHEDELLEIVMDLGRVPTARYVDGERVLRESEVTHEEIERVVAGIGDFDDDNRAGIARTLHRISGIRNRREQVVGLTLRIGRAVYGTITIIEDIINQGHSILILGRPGVGKTTMLREMARILAETKRVIIVDTSNEIGGDGDIPHPAVGRARRMQVPRPAHQHETMIEAVENHNPEVIVIDEIGREREAEAARTINERGVQLIGTAHGNTLENLLLNPTLSDLVGGIESVTLSDEEARRRGTQKTVLERRAPPTFDVLIELQDRRRLLVHNDVTTSVDAMLRGEPVQVELRHTDDAGQIHSERQSLVVTSAAVTGRRNPLGAARQGQGRGGREMRSLGETAMPRPEDSGRLPAIFPPAREPRSSGPDAAESRNPGRPTPAGDSGGNGADGGNGGRRVRVFAYGVARNRLYQAAKHLGVKLTIAETLEEADVLVTLKSYYRKRRRLINDAEQHNVSVYVLRANTVSQMERFLVEALGLEVASTADPFETAIAETEQAIAQVRSGQPSMDLRPVGAAIRRYQHEMVRQANLVSHSYGREPFRHVRVFNTARND